A portion of the Anas platyrhynchos isolate ZD024472 breed Pekin duck chromosome 26, IASCAAS_PekinDuck_T2T, whole genome shotgun sequence genome contains these proteins:
- the LOC139999513 gene encoding feather keratin 4-like — protein MACNDLYPPKTSVAVPQPIAESCNELCARQCPDSTAFIQPPPVVVTFPGPILSSFPQQAVVGSSGAPAFGGSLGLGGLYGAGATQGSGGLCTFGRPYASPACSPYLLPRYSKKLWDTCGPC, from the coding sequence ATGGCTTGCAACGACCTGTACCCGCCGAAAACCAGCGTCGCCGTCCCCCAGCCCATCGCTGAGAGCTGCAACGAGCTGTGCGCGCGGCAGTGCCCCGACTCGACGGCCTTCATCCAGCCGCCCCCCGTTGTCGTCACCTTccccggccccatcctcagctccttcccccagcaagCCGTGGTGGGCTCCTCCGGAGCACCCGCCtttgggggctccctggggctggggggcctcTACGGCGCGGGGGCCACCCAGGGCTCGGGGGGCCTCTGCACCTTTGGCAGGCCCTACGCTTCTCCCGCCTGCAGCCCCTACCTCTTGCCGCGCTACAGCAAGAAGCTGTGGGACACCTGTGGGCCCTGCTAA
- the LOC139999516 gene encoding feather keratin 4-like, which yields MACYDLCPPKTSVAVPQPIAESCNELCARQCPDSTAFIQPPPVVVTFPGPILSSFPQQAVVGSSGAPAFGGSLGLGGLYGAGATQGSGGLCTFGRPYASPACSPYLLPRYSKKLWDTCGPC from the coding sequence ATGGCTTGCTACGACCTGTGCCCGCCGAAAACCAGCGTCGCCGTCCCCCAGCCCATCGCTGAGAGCTGCAACGAGCTGTGCGCGCGGCAGTGCCCCGACTCGACGGCCTTCATCCAGCCGCCCCCCGTTGTCGTCACCTTccccggccccatcctcagctccttcccccagcaagCCGTGGTGGGCTCCTCCGGAGCACCCGCCtttgggggctccctggggctggggggcctcTACGGCGCGGGGGCCACCCAGGGCTCGGGGGGCCTCTGCACCTTTGGCAGGCCCTACGCTTCTCCCGCCTGCAGCCCCTACCTCTTGCCGCGCTACAGCAAGAAGCTGTGGGACACCTGTGGGCCCTGCTAA